One genomic region from Bos indicus isolate NIAB-ARS_2022 breed Sahiwal x Tharparkar chromosome 17, NIAB-ARS_B.indTharparkar_mat_pri_1.0, whole genome shotgun sequence encodes:
- the C17H22orf39 gene encoding synaptic plasticity regulator PANTS isoform X3, whose product MAEGEGWRPPRPCEAYRAEWELCRSAGHFLRHYYVHGERPACGQWRRDLASCREWEERRSAEAQADSLPPGPEGEPRVAGAGPNAVTGILTRNQGTERPHGDTR is encoded by the exons ATGGCGGAAGGTGAAGGCTGGCGG CCGCCGCGCCCGTGCGAGGCCTACCGCGCCGAGTGGGAGCTTTGCCGCAGCGCCGGGCACTTCCTGCGCCACTACTACGTCCACGGCGAGCGGCCGGCCTGCGGGCAGTGGCGGCGCGACCTGGCCAGCTGCCGCGAGTGGGAGGAGCGCCGCAGCGCCGAAGCCCAG gcagattctttaccacctgggccaGAGGGGGAGCCCAGGGTCGCGGGGGCAGGCCCTAACGCAGTGACCGGCATCCTTACAAGAAATCAAGGCACAGAACGACCACACGGGGACACAAGATGA
- the MRPL40 gene encoding large ribosomal subunit protein mL40 isoform X1 has product MPGSPGARGLSGSRAPPASPRSARPSRGAGRAAPAGRGHRAARGARRRPRGGAASGAGPGAAAAGTPGREAARRPDRRATHCAGRTAEGRAPGSGGRRPGGMAAAALGAAWRALRPASGLLGARPTQTGDARRRASLLSFWGLVPTRAEPLRKKKKVDPKKDQAAKERLKKRIRRLEKATQELIPIEDFITPVKFLNQARQRPPVELPFEESERRALLLKKWSLYKQREHELERAAIASLLEAQREALQELELTAPELHAEATKRDSSLFPFERQGPDYTPPIANYQPPEGRYQDITKVYTQVEFKR; this is encoded by the exons ATGCCCGGCTCGCCTGGCGCGCGAGGGCTTTCGGGCTCCCGGGCGCCGCCGGCCTCGCCGCGCTCGGCACGGCCCTCGCGGGGCGCAGGCCGGGCGGCCCCCGCGGGAAGGGGCCACCGAGCGGCGCGAGGTGCGAGGCGCCGGCCGCGGGGCGGGGCCGCGTCGGGGGCGGGGCCAGGCGCGGCGGCGGCCGGAACGCCGGGCCGCGAGGCTGCGCGGCGGCCGGACCGGAGAGCGACGCACTGCGCGGGTCGGACGGCCGAGGGGCGCGCGCCCGGAAGCGGCGGCCGGCGACCCGGGGGCATGGCGGCCGCGGCGCTGGGGGCGGCCTGGCGCGCGCTGCGCCCCGCGAGCGG GCTCCTGGGGGCGCGGCCGACGCAGACGGGGGACGCGCGGCGGCGGGCCTCCCTGCTGTCCTTCTGGGGACTCGTGCCCACGAG AGCAGAGCCTCTGCGGAAGAAGAAGAAGGTGGACCCCAAGAAAGACCAGGCAGCGAAGGAGCGCTTGAAAAAAAGGATCCGGCGACTGGAGAAGGCGACCCAGGAGCTAATTCCCATTGAGGATTTTATCACCCCGGTCAAGTTCTTGAATCAAGCGAG GCAGCGGCCGCCGGTGGAGCTCCCCTTTGAGGAGAGCGAACGGAGAGCCCTGCTCCTGAAGAAGTGGTCGCTGTACAAGCAGCGCGAGCATGAGCTGGAGAGGGCCGCCATCGCATCCCTGCTTGAGGCCCAGCGGGAAGCTCTGCAGGAGCTGGAGCTCACGGCCCCGGAGCTCCACGCTGAGGCCACCAAGCGGGACTCGAGTCTGTTTCCTTTCGAGAGACAAGGGCCAGACTACACACCGCCCATCGCCAACTACCAGCCCCCAGAAGGCAGGTACCAAGACATCACCAAGGTGTACACACAGGTGGAGTTCAAGAGGTAG
- the C17H22orf39 gene encoding synaptic plasticity regulator PANTS isoform X1, giving the protein MAEGEGWRPPRPCEAYRAEWELCRSAGHFLRHYYVHGERPACGQWRRDLASCREWEERRSAEAQTIQPMEFSSPEYWSGEPFCSPGDLPNPGIEPRSPALQADSLPPGPEGEPRVAGAGPNAVTGILTRNQGTERPHGDTR; this is encoded by the exons ATGGCGGAAGGTGAAGGCTGGCGG CCGCCGCGCCCGTGCGAGGCCTACCGCGCCGAGTGGGAGCTTTGCCGCAGCGCCGGGCACTTCCTGCGCCACTACTACGTCCACGGCGAGCGGCCGGCCTGCGGGCAGTGGCGGCGCGACCTGGCCAGCTGCCGCGAGTGGGAGGAGCGCCGCAGCGCCGAAGCCCAG actatacagcccatggaattctccagcccagaatactggagtggggagccgttctgttctccaggggatcttcccaacccagggatcgaacccaggtctcctgcattgcaggcagattctttaccacctgggccaGAGGGGGAGCCCAGGGTCGCGGGGGCAGGCCCTAACGCAGTGACCGGCATCCTTACAAGAAATCAAGGCACAGAACGACCACACGGGGACACAAGATGA
- the C17H22orf39 gene encoding synaptic plasticity regulator PANTS isoform X2 has protein sequence MAEGEGWRPPRPCEAYRAEWELCRSAGHFLRHYYVHGERPACGQWRRDLASCREWEERRSAEAQRSLCESERARVRAARKHGLVWAPRQSPPEDWHLPLPEDKDG, from the exons ATGGCGGAAGGTGAAGGCTGGCGG CCGCCGCGCCCGTGCGAGGCCTACCGCGCCGAGTGGGAGCTTTGCCGCAGCGCCGGGCACTTCCTGCGCCACTACTACGTCCACGGCGAGCGGCCGGCCTGCGGGCAGTGGCGGCGCGACCTGGCCAGCTGCCGCGAGTGGGAGGAGCGCCGCAGCGCCGAAGCCCAG CGGTCCCTGTGTGAGAGCGAGCGGGCCAGAGTTCGGGCTGCACGTAAGCACGGCCTGGTGTGGGCACCCAGGCAGAGCCCCCCAGAAGACTGGCACCTCCCTCTGCCTGAGGACAAGGACGGGTGA
- the MRPL40 gene encoding large ribosomal subunit protein mL40 isoform X2 — translation MEPPPPPALRPPPAPRPQRRRAIAGPRPPPPPPQPPPALGRRRRRHSRIPRAAPPPAAPGQRRKSRRAPAKRPRRETAPRVLGPRGSRAGRPAGRAGGRRRVGLLGARPTQTGDARRRASLLSFWGLVPTRAEPLRKKKKVDPKKDQAAKERLKKRIRRLEKATQELIPIEDFITPVKFLNQARQRPPVELPFEESERRALLLKKWSLYKQREHELERAAIASLLEAQREALQELELTAPELHAEATKRDSSLFPFERQGPDYTPPIANYQPPEGRYQDITKVYTQVEFKR, via the exons atggagccgccgccgccgcccgccctcCGGCCGCCGCCCGCCCCGCGCCCTCAGCGCCGCCGCGCCATCGCCGGCCCGcgcccgccgccgccaccgccacaGCCGCCCCCCGCgctcggccgccgccgccgccgccacagcCGCATCCCCCGCGCCGCTCCTCCTCCGGCGGCTCCCGGGCAACGCCGGAAGTCACGACGCGCACCTGCCAAACGGCCCCGGCGGGAAACCGCTCCCCGCGTGCTCGGGCCGCGCGGCTCCCGggccggccggccggccggccGGGCGGGAGGGCGGCGCCGCGTCGG GCTCCTGGGGGCGCGGCCGACGCAGACGGGGGACGCGCGGCGGCGGGCCTCCCTGCTGTCCTTCTGGGGACTCGTGCCCACGAG AGCAGAGCCTCTGCGGAAGAAGAAGAAGGTGGACCCCAAGAAAGACCAGGCAGCGAAGGAGCGCTTGAAAAAAAGGATCCGGCGACTGGAGAAGGCGACCCAGGAGCTAATTCCCATTGAGGATTTTATCACCCCGGTCAAGTTCTTGAATCAAGCGAG GCAGCGGCCGCCGGTGGAGCTCCCCTTTGAGGAGAGCGAACGGAGAGCCCTGCTCCTGAAGAAGTGGTCGCTGTACAAGCAGCGCGAGCATGAGCTGGAGAGGGCCGCCATCGCATCCCTGCTTGAGGCCCAGCGGGAAGCTCTGCAGGAGCTGGAGCTCACGGCCCCGGAGCTCCACGCTGAGGCCACCAAGCGGGACTCGAGTCTGTTTCCTTTCGAGAGACAAGGGCCAGACTACACACCGCCCATCGCCAACTACCAGCCCCCAGAAGGCAGGTACCAAGACATCACCAAGGTGTACACACAGGTGGAGTTCAAGAGGTAG